In Numida meleagris isolate 19003 breed g44 Domestic line chromosome 3, NumMel1.0, whole genome shotgun sequence, the following are encoded in one genomic region:
- the IRF2BP2 gene encoding interferon regulatory factor 2-binding protein 2 (The sequence of the model RefSeq protein was modified relative to this genomic sequence to represent the inferred CDS: added 93 bases not found in genome assembly), with product APAPAPLAVPVPQQPAAAAQAAAGQPGELGHKRPGSVSSSSSGGSGGAAGEHDGGGKEKRGSAESMPAAAEMGAEGKGRAGGEEWLAKPKTVRDTLLALHQHGGHAVPPFDSKFKKEPGMAGGRLLGYESNGAAAKPGARAARKRKPSPEPEGEAGPPKINGETQPWLPAASEGMKMPLTATSFMSPPPPTASPHSNRTTPPEAAQNGQSPMAALILVADNAGGNHASKEANQVHSTTRRNSSSPPSPSAMNQRRLGPGREVPGQGGSAAGGLEPVHPASLPDSSLAASVPLCCTLCHERLEDTHFVQCPSVPSHKFCFPCSRQSIKQQGASGEVYCPSGEKCPLVGSNVPWAFMQGEIATILAGDVKVKKERDS from the exons AAGCGGCCCGGCTCCGTCTCGTCCTCGTCGTcgggcggcagcggcggcgcggcgggggaGCACGACGGCGGCGGCAAGGAGAAGCGCGGCTCCGCCGAGAGCATGCCGGCCGCGGCGGAGATGGGCGCCGAAGGCAAGGGCCGCGCGGGCGGCGAGGAATGGCTGGCCAAGCCCAAGACGGTGCGGGACACGCTTCTGGCCCTGCACCAGCACGGCGGGCACGCCGTGCCGCCCTTCGACAGCAAGTTCAAGAAGGAGCCGGGTATGGCGGGCGGCAGGCTGCTGGGCTACGAGAGCAACGGCGCCGCGGCCAAGCCGG GGGCCCGTGCAGCCCGGAAGAGGAAGCCGTCCCCCGAGCCGGAGGGCGAGGCGGGACCCCCGAAGATCAACGGGGAGACGCAGCCCTGGCTGCCGGCCGCGTCCGAAGGGATGAAGATGCCGCTGACGGCCACCTCCTTCATGTCGCCCCCGCCGCCCACCGCCTCGCCCCACTCCAACCGGACCACGCCGCCCGAGGCGGCCCAGAACGGCCAGTCCCCCATGGCCGCGCTCATTTTGGTGGCGGACAATGCCGGGGGCAACCACGCCTCCAAAGAGGCCAACCAGGTCCACTCCACCACcaggaggaacagcagcagcccccccTCGCCCTCCGCCATGAACCAAAGAAGGCTGGGCCCCGGCAGGGAGGTGCCGGGCCAGGGGGGCAGCGCGGCGGGCGGGCTGGAGCCCGTGCACCCCGCCAGCCTGCCGGACTCGTCCCTTGCCGCCAGCGTCCCCTTGTGCTGTACCCTGTGCCACGAGCGCCTGGAAGACACCCACTTCGTGCAGTGCCCCTCGGTCCCGTCCCACAAGTTCTGCTTCCCCTGCTCCCGGCAGAGCATCAAGCAGCAGGGGGCCAGCGGGGAGGTGTACTGCCCCAGCGGGGAGAAGTGCCCCCTGGTTGGCTCCAACGTGCCCTGGGCCTTCATGCAGGGGGAGATCGCCACCATCCTGGCCGGGGATGTGAaagtgaaaaaggagagagactcGTGA